Proteins from a single region of Deinococcus depolymerans:
- the ppgK gene encoding polyphosphate--glucose phosphotransferase, with protein sequence MSVILGIDIGGSGIKGAPVDTRTGQLVGERRRIPTPEGAAPEDVKKVVAELVTHFGLPGAVGVTFPGIVQRGHTLSAANVHPDWVGLDADALFSEATGHDVHLINDADAAGLAEARFGAGRGVQGTVMVLTFGTGIGSALIHDGVLIPNTELGHLWLRDKHAESWASDRARELDDLNWKQWSKRVSSYLQHLELLFSPDLFIIGGGVSKKAEKWQEHLKVGRGRVVPATLLNEAGIIGAAMMAAHDATPAGETTTSPEPARPTPPRKTPARKTPARKKA encoded by the coding sequence ATGAGCGTGATCCTGGGCATCGACATCGGCGGCAGCGGCATCAAGGGCGCACCCGTGGACACCCGCACCGGCCAGCTGGTCGGAGAGCGGCGGCGCATTCCCACCCCGGAAGGCGCCGCGCCGGAGGACGTGAAGAAGGTCGTGGCGGAACTCGTCACTCACTTCGGACTGCCAGGAGCGGTCGGCGTGACCTTCCCGGGCATCGTGCAGCGCGGCCACACGCTGTCGGCCGCGAACGTCCACCCGGACTGGGTGGGCCTGGACGCCGACGCGCTGTTCAGCGAGGCGACCGGCCACGACGTGCACCTGATCAACGACGCCGACGCCGCCGGACTGGCCGAGGCGCGCTTCGGGGCCGGGCGGGGCGTGCAGGGCACCGTGATGGTCCTGACCTTCGGCACCGGCATCGGCAGCGCCCTGATCCACGACGGCGTGCTGATCCCCAACACGGAACTCGGGCACCTGTGGCTGCGCGACAAGCACGCCGAGAGCTGGGCGTCCGACCGGGCCCGCGAACTGGACGACCTGAACTGGAAACAGTGGAGCAAGCGGGTCAGCTCCTACCTGCAACACCTGGAACTGCTGTTCAGCCCGGACCTGTTCATCATCGGGGGCGGCGTCAGCAAGAAGGCCGAAAAGTGGCAGGAACACCTGAAAGTCGGGCGCGGCCGCGTCGTGCCCGCCACCCTGCTGAACGAGGCCGGGATCATCGGGGCCGCCATGATGGCCGCCCACGACGCGACACCGGCCGGCGAGACGACCACGTCACCGGAACCCGCCCGCCCGACCCCGCCCCGCAAGACCCCCGCCCGCAAGACCCCGGCCCGCAAGAAAGCCTGA
- a CDS encoding TetR/AcrR family transcriptional regulator encodes MDSTSLRERQKERRRARIYTVAIDLFKRGGFQTTTATDIAKASNVSRGTFFNYYPYKEAVLLDYGSEVMNRLRDHAEARLHDGAAPLTVLYEVWDRLADENTRERDLFPPLAYEVMNPNPERARTAYQALPLSKVIELILRPMHQAGMMRTDLSLQRISNLIADTYLMVALRWSAYGTERPLQEEMRLALSLLLEGAVKREPPRP; translated from the coding sequence ATGGATTCCACCTCGCTGCGCGAACGCCAGAAGGAGCGCCGCCGCGCCCGCATCTACACCGTCGCCATTGACCTGTTCAAACGGGGTGGCTTCCAGACCACGACCGCCACCGACATCGCCAAGGCCAGCAACGTCTCGCGCGGCACCTTCTTCAACTACTACCCGTACAAGGAAGCGGTGCTGCTGGACTACGGCAGCGAGGTCATGAACCGCCTGCGCGACCACGCCGAGGCCCGCCTGCACGACGGCGCCGCGCCCCTGACGGTGCTGTACGAGGTCTGGGACCGCCTGGCCGACGAGAACACCCGCGAACGCGACCTGTTCCCCCCGCTGGCGTACGAGGTCATGAACCCCAACCCCGAGCGCGCCCGCACCGCGTACCAGGCGCTGCCGCTGAGCAAGGTCATCGAACTGATCCTGCGGCCCATGCATCAGGCCGGCATGATGCGCACCGACCTGAGCCTGCAGCGCATCAGCAACCTGATCGCCGACACGTACCTGATGGTCGCGCTGCGCTGGAGCGCCTACGGCACCGAGCGTCCCCTGCAGGAGGAGATGCGCCTGGCGCTGAGCCTGCTGCTGGAAGGGGCCGTGAAACGCGAGCCGCCCCGCCCCTGA
- a CDS encoding 2-phosphoglycerate kinase, whose product MSHPELRIGTVRHAFPFSRGLLAESLVNAGADTAVAAAASRRIEQQLRLARRTLVSPGELQALMVEVARDLAGPEIADAAAQQTPAFVDILVIAKKGDLPFSRGVLARTLEDAGLSGKDAYATASNVDVRLRRQGVRRLSAEEIDRLTEDTLADQYGEHLRLTYRYLQHNRGKLGVISGSSAVPSPFSKGILVQSMLAAGVPPDVARKVARVTQRDLRGTEDRLVRRAAIRAKVEALLRDEVGPDVSARYRLLRVIRRPPRPVIVLLGGVSGTGKSFLAAEIAYRLGITRVVSTDSIREVMRAMVSPALLPTLHASTFSAWEALLPPGTPRPEHPTRETLIAGFRDQVQQVSVGLSAVVQRSVQEGTSLVLEGVHLVPGYLQAESFAGALVVPMLVTLPDAEEHRRHFESRNEETGASRPLHRYMQYFREIRDMQDELEALALTYDVPLLDGLTLDESAEQAVDVVLRRVMVALTPAERRALLGDDAEDLYVANRERS is encoded by the coding sequence ATGAGTCACCCGGAACTGCGGATCGGTACGGTCCGGCACGCCTTCCCGTTCAGCCGGGGCCTGCTGGCCGAATCGCTCGTGAATGCCGGCGCTGACACCGCGGTGGCCGCCGCCGCCTCCCGCCGCATCGAGCAGCAGCTGAGGCTGGCGCGGCGCACGCTGGTCAGTCCCGGCGAACTGCAGGCCCTGATGGTCGAGGTCGCGCGGGACCTGGCCGGCCCGGAGATCGCGGACGCCGCCGCGCAGCAGACGCCGGCCTTCGTGGACATCCTGGTCATCGCCAAGAAGGGCGACCTGCCGTTCAGCCGGGGCGTGCTGGCCCGCACGCTGGAAGACGCCGGGCTGTCCGGCAAGGACGCCTACGCCACGGCCAGCAACGTGGACGTCCGGCTGCGCCGCCAGGGCGTGCGGCGCCTGAGCGCCGAGGAGATCGACCGGCTGACCGAGGACACCCTGGCCGACCAGTACGGCGAGCACCTGCGGCTCACCTACCGGTACCTGCAGCACAACCGCGGGAAGCTCGGCGTGATCAGCGGGAGCAGCGCCGTACCCAGTCCGTTCAGCAAGGGCATCCTGGTGCAGTCCATGCTGGCGGCCGGGGTGCCGCCGGACGTGGCCCGCAAGGTCGCGCGCGTCACGCAGCGGGACCTGCGCGGCACCGAGGACCGCCTGGTCCGGCGCGCCGCGATCCGCGCGAAGGTCGAGGCGCTGCTGCGCGACGAGGTCGGCCCGGACGTCAGCGCCCGCTACCGGCTGCTGCGCGTCATCCGGCGGCCGCCGCGCCCCGTGATCGTGCTGCTGGGCGGGGTCAGCGGGACCGGCAAGAGCTTCCTGGCGGCCGAGATCGCCTACCGCCTGGGCATCACGCGCGTGGTCAGCACCGATTCCATCCGGGAAGTCATGCGGGCCATGGTGTCCCCCGCGCTGCTGCCCACCCTGCACGCCAGCACCTTCAGCGCCTGGGAGGCGCTGCTGCCGCCCGGCACGCCACGCCCGGAACACCCCACGCGGGAGACGCTGATCGCCGGGTTCCGCGATCAGGTGCAGCAGGTCAGCGTGGGCCTGAGTGCCGTGGTGCAGCGCAGCGTTCAGGAGGGCACCAGTCTGGTGCTCGAGGGCGTTCATCTGGTGCCCGGTTACCTGCAGGCCGAATCGTTCGCGGGGGCGCTGGTCGTGCCGATGCTCGTCACGCTGCCCGACGCCGAGGAGCACCGCCGGCACTTCGAGAGCCGCAACGAGGAGACCGGCGCGAGCCGGCCCCTGCACCGCTACATGCAGTACTTCCGGGAGATCCGCGACATGCAGGACGAACTGGAGGCGCTGGCCCTCACCTACGACGTGCCGCTGCTCGACGGCCTGACCCTCGACGAGAGCGCCGAGCAGGCCGTGGACGTGGTGCTGCGCCGCGTGATGGTGGCCCTGACCCCGGCCGAGCGCCGCGCCCTGCTCGGCGACGATGCCGAGGACCTGTACGTGGCCAACCGCGAACGCAGCTGA
- a CDS encoding organic hydroperoxide resistance protein: MSNLYTAEATATGGRSGTTRSSDGRLDLNLSVPAGIGGDDGPGTNPEQLFAAGYAACFQGALGVAARRAKIALSDDSTVTARVGLQKSGLAFALDVELEGHFPGLTDEQALALMHAAHEVCPYSVATRGNVDVRLSVR; the protein is encoded by the coding sequence GTGAGCAACCTCTACACCGCAGAAGCCACCGCCACGGGCGGCCGTTCCGGCACCACCCGCAGCAGCGATGGCCGCCTCGACCTGAACCTCAGCGTGCCCGCCGGCATCGGCGGCGACGACGGTCCCGGCACCAACCCCGAGCAGCTGTTCGCCGCCGGGTACGCCGCGTGCTTCCAGGGAGCCCTGGGGGTCGCCGCCCGCCGCGCCAAGATCGCCCTGAGCGACGACAGCACCGTCACGGCCCGCGTGGGCCTGCAGAAGTCCGGTCTGGCCTTCGCGCTCGACGTGGAACTCGAGGGCCACTTTCCCGGCCTGACCGACGAGCAGGCCCTGGCGCTGATGCACGCCGCGCACGAGGTCTGCCCGTACAGCGTGGCCACGCGCGGCAACGTGGACGTGCGCCTCAGCGTCCGCTGA
- the pdxH gene encoding pyridoxamine 5'-phosphate oxidase, with protein MTDLTGLRLSYTRAELRRADLNPDPLAQFRGWLQEAIDAGLREPYALSLATADAAGRPGVRTVLLRGADERGLTFYTNYGSHKGRDLGANPQAELLFHWAEHERQVRAYGPVTRVPDAESDAYFHARPRESQLAAHASDPQSAPIRDRAALDAAFAALDARYPPGTVIPRPAFWGGFRVQVQEWEFWQGRESRLHDRFRYARREAGGWQIDRLAP; from the coding sequence GAGACTGTCGTACACCCGCGCCGAACTGCGCCGCGCGGACCTGAACCCCGACCCGCTGGCGCAGTTCCGGGGGTGGCTGCAGGAGGCCATCGATGCGGGCCTGCGCGAACCGTACGCGCTGAGCCTCGCCACTGCCGACGCGGCCGGGCGGCCGGGCGTGCGCACCGTGCTGCTGCGCGGCGCGGACGAACGCGGCCTGACCTTCTACACCAACTACGGGTCGCACAAGGGCCGCGACCTGGGTGCCAACCCGCAGGCGGAACTGCTGTTCCACTGGGCCGAGCATGAACGGCAGGTGCGCGCCTATGGCCCCGTGACGCGCGTGCCGGACGCCGAGAGCGACGCGTACTTTCACGCCCGCCCGCGCGAGTCGCAGCTGGCCGCGCACGCCAGCGACCCGCAGAGCGCGCCCATCCGGGACCGCGCCGCGCTCGACGCGGCCTTCGCGGCGCTGGACGCCCGTTACCCGCCGGGCACCGTGATTCCCCGCCCGGCCTTCTGGGGTGGCTTCCGCGTGCAGGTGCAGGAGTGGGAGTTCTGGCAGGGCCGCGAGAGCCGCCTGCACGACCGTTTCCGGTACGCGCGCCGGGAGGCCGGCGGCTGGCAGATCGACCGGCTCGCACCCTGA